One window of Microcoleus vaginatus PCC 9802 genomic DNA carries:
- a CDS encoding 5,10-methylenetetrahydrofolate reductase: protein MNRFRTACTTPGEFIITAEVAPPKGGDITHTIQMAERLKNRVHAINITDGSRAVLRMCPLAVSAILVQHGIEPICQVACRDRNLIGLQADLMGAHALGIRNVLALTGDPVKAGDHPKAKSVFDLESVRLLQVIQKMNGGQDWNDKPLTDGVTDLFVGAAVDPQSPSWSGLQSRFEKKVEAGAQFFQSQLITDFEVLDKFMHHVAAGCNKPVLAGIFLFKSAKNAEFIQKYVPGVHIPQETIDRLAKAPEPLQEGIKIAAEQVKLARQICQGVHMMAVKREDLIPQILDLAGIEPLS, encoded by the coding sequence ATGAACCGTTTTCGCACAGCCTGCACCACCCCCGGAGAATTTATAATTACCGCCGAAGTTGCCCCGCCAAAAGGTGGCGACATAACTCACACAATTCAAATGGCTGAACGCCTCAAAAACAGAGTGCACGCCATTAATATCACCGACGGGAGTCGCGCAGTTTTGCGAATGTGCCCCCTAGCAGTTTCGGCGATTTTAGTGCAGCACGGAATTGAGCCCATTTGTCAAGTTGCTTGTCGCGATCGCAATCTAATTGGCCTGCAAGCTGATCTCATGGGAGCCCACGCTTTAGGCATTCGCAATGTATTAGCACTTACAGGCGATCCCGTCAAAGCGGGCGACCATCCTAAAGCAAAAAGTGTATTCGATTTGGAATCAGTTCGGCTATTGCAAGTTATTCAAAAAATGAACGGTGGCCAAGACTGGAATGACAAACCTTTAACCGACGGAGTTACTGATTTATTTGTAGGTGCAGCAGTCGATCCGCAATCCCCCAGTTGGTCGGGTTTGCAAAGTCGATTCGAGAAAAAAGTAGAGGCTGGAGCACAGTTTTTTCAGAGTCAATTAATTACAGATTTTGAAGTTTTGGATAAGTTTATGCACCACGTTGCAGCGGGCTGCAACAAGCCAGTCTTAGCAGGAATATTTTTGTTTAAATCCGCTAAAAATGCTGAATTTATTCAAAAATACGTGCCGGGAGTTCACATCCCACAAGAGACTATCGATCGTTTAGCAAAAGCTCCCGAACCCTTGCAGGAAGGCATAAAAATTGCTGCCGAACAAGTCAAACTAGCGCGGCAGATTTGTCAAGGAGTTCACATGATGGCTGTCAAACGAGAAGATTTAATTCCTCAAATTTTGGATTTGGCAGGAATCGAGCCACTGAGCTAA
- a CDS encoding Uma2 family endonuclease, whose product MLQTVDNPTTSPAVEQRFTCHSLTWHKFKAIQAGFEDVANIRLFYCEGVLEIVGTGRLHEAIRCLMGLLTGQYFMKKRIVFFPSGTYSHIVEEQVEYQADLSYCFGTIKDVPDLCIEIVITSGSPIKLQKYRLMGVPEVWFCEDGPLELYHLPEEGYERIASSEMLPELGLSLLKSCILFGSPLDALEEFAKGMGDREN is encoded by the coding sequence ATGCTTCAAACTGTAGACAATCCAACCACTTCTCCCGCAGTCGAACAACGTTTCACTTGCCACAGTTTGACATGGCATAAATTCAAGGCCATTCAAGCTGGCTTTGAAGACGTGGCGAATATACGCTTATTTTATTGTGAGGGAGTTCTAGAAATTGTCGGTACTGGAAGGTTGCATGAAGCGATTAGGTGTTTGATGGGCTTGCTCACGGGACAGTATTTTATGAAAAAAAGAATTGTATTTTTTCCCAGCGGTACTTATAGTCACATTGTCGAAGAGCAAGTCGAGTATCAGGCAGATTTGTCTTATTGTTTCGGAACTATTAAAGATGTTCCAGATTTATGTATTGAGATTGTTATCACTAGCGGTAGTCCGATTAAACTTCAGAAATACCGACTGATGGGAGTCCCAGAAGTCTGGTTTTGCGAAGATGGCCCTCTAGAGCTTTACCATCTGCCAGAGGAAGGTTACGAGCGAATTGCTAGCAGCGAAATGCTGCCTGAGTTAGGCTTATCTTTGCTGAAAAGCTGCATTTTATTTGGTTCGCCTTTGGATGCGCTTGAGGAGTTTGCTAAAGGAATGGGCGATCGGGAAAATTGA
- a CDS encoding mucoidy inhibitor MuiA family protein, with product MTDSEILNSDTIKTLKTSISEVTVYTDRALVTRRGTVSLTGNERELAIASVPATLETESVRATGAGTVAVRLLGVRTETVFSSEPVGDRTAELTQQIKELQTQRRGINDKITARKIQLQFVEGLSEKSVGFFSSSIAKQQVGLNETGELLNFLGTNYLKYVSAIAQHEKQKREIDNQIKALQQQVGQVQTPHSQQSFNIIVAIEPSGSGNFELEVSYVVTRARWTPLYDLRVNTINNQINLNYLAEVNQNTGEDWTGVALTLSTAKPGMGTLPPKLEPWYIDKTEPEQFFGRGVSEDDFLDLEEVLSEGFAGGGSRSITRAPIAAQIATAQVSREGGTVSFQVGGSTKIPSDGTPHKVTIFSENYPFKPEYIAVPRLVSFAYLQAVVVNPLTGATLLPGKANIFRDNTFVGRVQLENVSPGQEYKVNLGIDERLKIERELVERQVDKKLLGQQRRTSYAYRLNVTNLHQVQVHLTLKEQLPVSRNEQIKVRSTLTNPKIVAGEMGLLEWIMSLPPQAKQELYYQFVVEHPPDLTLTGLDI from the coding sequence ATGACTGACTCAGAAATACTTAATTCTGATACAATTAAAACACTAAAGACTAGCATATCAGAAGTTACAGTTTATACTGATCGCGCTTTGGTGACCCGGCGCGGTACGGTATCTCTGACGGGAAACGAGCGAGAATTGGCGATCGCCTCTGTACCGGCAACCCTCGAAACAGAGTCAGTCAGGGCCACGGGTGCGGGTACAGTTGCAGTGCGATTGCTGGGAGTGCGAACCGAAACAGTGTTTAGCAGCGAACCGGTGGGCGATCGCACTGCCGAATTAACCCAACAAATTAAGGAGTTACAAACCCAAAGACGGGGAATTAACGACAAAATAACCGCCCGAAAAATTCAGCTCCAATTTGTCGAAGGTTTGAGCGAAAAAAGCGTCGGTTTCTTTTCTAGCAGCATCGCCAAACAGCAGGTAGGTTTAAACGAAACTGGCGAATTGCTCAATTTTTTAGGAACTAATTACCTAAAATATGTAAGTGCGATCGCCCAACACGAAAAACAGAAGCGCGAAATAGACAACCAAATAAAAGCTTTGCAGCAGCAGGTGGGGCAAGTACAAACTCCCCATTCCCAGCAAAGTTTTAACATCATTGTTGCCATTGAACCCAGTGGCAGCGGCAATTTTGAACTAGAAGTTTCCTATGTAGTCACGCGAGCCCGTTGGACTCCCCTTTACGACTTGCGAGTAAACACTATCAACAACCAAATTAATCTCAATTACCTAGCCGAAGTCAATCAAAATACAGGCGAAGATTGGACGGGAGTAGCGCTGACTTTATCTACAGCAAAACCCGGAATGGGAACTCTCCCACCAAAACTAGAACCTTGGTATATCGATAAAACCGAGCCAGAGCAATTTTTTGGTAGGGGTGTATCAGAGGATGATTTTTTAGACCTAGAAGAAGTATTATCTGAAGGTTTTGCAGGCGGCGGTTCACGCTCCATAACACGAGCGCCCATAGCAGCTCAAATAGCCACAGCCCAAGTATCCAGAGAAGGCGGTACAGTCTCATTTCAAGTAGGCGGAAGTACCAAGATTCCCAGCGACGGTACACCGCACAAAGTTACTATTTTCAGCGAAAATTATCCCTTTAAGCCTGAATATATAGCCGTTCCGCGATTAGTCAGTTTTGCCTATTTGCAAGCAGTTGTTGTGAATCCGCTGACAGGCGCAACTCTGCTTCCCGGTAAAGCAAATATCTTTCGCGACAACACTTTTGTCGGCCGTGTGCAGTTAGAAAATGTTTCCCCCGGGCAAGAATATAAAGTTAATTTAGGAATAGATGAACGGTTAAAAATAGAGCGGGAATTAGTAGAAAGACAAGTAGATAAAAAACTGCTCGGTCAGCAGAGGCGCACGAGTTACGCTTATCGCTTAAATGTGACAAACTTGCATCAGGTGCAGGTACACCTGACACTAAAAGAACAATTGCCAGTCAGCCGCAATGAACAAATTAAAGTGCGATCGACTCTCACTAATCCGAAGATAGTAGCAGGTGAAATGGGACTGCTAGAATGGATAATGTCTCTGCCGCCGCAAGCAAAGCAAGAGTTATATTACCAGTTTGTTGTCGAACATCCTCCCGACTTAACACTCACGGGTTTAGATATTTAA
- a CDS encoding YajQ family cyclic di-GMP-binding protein, protein MAASYSFDIVSEFDRQELVNAVDQTVREIQSRYDLKDTKTTVELGAESITVNTDSEFTLDAIHTVLQTKAAKRNLSLKIFDYGKAEPASGSRVRQEIKLKKGISQEIAKQITKLIRDEFKKIQGSIQGDAVRVSAKDKDDLQLVIQRLKQEDYPVALQFTNYR, encoded by the coding sequence ATGGCTGCTAGTTATTCCTTTGATATTGTCAGCGAGTTCGATCGGCAAGAATTAGTTAACGCTGTTGACCAAACTGTGCGGGAAATTCAAAGCCGCTACGATTTGAAAGATACCAAAACTACCGTGGAATTGGGCGCAGAATCAATTACTGTCAATACGGACAGCGAATTTACTCTCGACGCAATTCACACTGTTTTGCAAACTAAAGCCGCCAAGCGCAATTTATCTTTGAAAATTTTTGATTACGGCAAAGCTGAACCTGCTAGCGGCAGTCGGGTGCGTCAAGAAATTAAACTTAAAAAAGGAATTAGTCAGGAAATCGCGAAACAGATTACTAAGTTAATCCGCGATGAATTTAAGAAGATTCAAGGTTCGATTCAAGGAGATGCAGTGCGGGTGTCTGCTAAGGATAAGGATGATTTGCAGTTGGTGATTCAACGCTTGAAGCAAGAAGATTATCCGGTAGCTTTGCAGTTTACAAATTACCGCTAG
- a CDS encoding DNA recombination-mediator protein A — MSQSIELPRVDDFLQELAAIQQTSSKRIALLGSRHVPITHQQLIEMLSYAIVLGGNQLITSGATGTNSAAIRGAMRADPNLLTVILPQSMSRQPRESRDQLEQVIHLVENPKNDSLSLPEASAMCNQEIISRCQQLICFAFHESHTLLKTCQDAEEQRKVVTLFYFD, encoded by the coding sequence TTGAGTCAATCAATTGAGCTACCCAGAGTAGATGATTTTTTACAAGAACTTGCGGCGATCCAGCAAACCAGCTCCAAGCGGATTGCTCTTTTGGGTTCTCGCCACGTTCCTATTACCCACCAGCAGCTAATTGAGATGCTGAGCTACGCCATAGTTCTGGGAGGCAATCAGCTCATCACTTCTGGCGCTACAGGCACCAATTCAGCCGCAATTCGGGGGGCAATGCGAGCAGATCCTAATCTGCTGACGGTGATTTTGCCACAAAGCATGAGTCGCCAGCCTCGGGAGTCTCGCGACCAACTCGAACAAGTGATACATTTGGTAGAAAATCCCAAAAATGATAGCTTGTCTCTCCCGGAAGCAAGCGCCATGTGCAATCAGGAGATTATTTCTCGCTGCCAGCAACTGATCTGTTTTGCTTTTCACGAAAGCCACACTTTGCTGAAAACTTGCCAGGATGCGGAGGAACAGCGCAAGGTGGTTACTCTGTTCTATTTTGATTGA